The DNA region CGCCTGGGGCCCATGGCGGCCGCCCTGGCCGAAACCATAGAGGAAGGGCGCACCCTGTCGCAGGCGCTGGCCGGGCAGTCGCAGCCTCCCGTCCTGGTGAACCTGCTGGACGCCGGCGAACGCTCCGGCGAACTGCCGCGGGTGCTGGCGGATTTTGCCGAGTACCTGAAGTGGCAGGACGAATTGGCTTCGCGCATCTGGCAGCTGCTGCTGTATCCGGCACTGACCCTGCTGGTGGTTGCGGGCGTCAGCCTGTTCCTGGTCTCCTGGCTGGTGCCGCAACTGGAGCACTTCCTGCAGTCCCTGGGGCGGGAACTGCCGTTGCGCACCCGCCTGTTGCTGGCCGTCGCCGCCGTGGCCACCGAACACGGCCACTGGCTCCTGGCCGCCGCCGGCGGGACGGCGCTCGCGCTCGCCGGGGCGCGCGCGAGCCACGGCCTGCGCCTGCGCCTGGACGCCTGGCTGCTGCGCCTGCCCCTGCTGGGCGCGCTGCTGCGCAAGATCGCCCTGGCCCGGGTGGCCGCCGCCCTGCGCCTGCTCTACGGCGCCGGCCTGAGCCTGCTGGAGTGCCTGGCTCTGGTGCGGCATATCGCCGGCAACCGTGCCGTAGAGAGGGCCGTGGGCGCAGCCGGCGAAAAGATCCGCGACGGCGCCGGCTTGGCCGAGGGCTTCCGGGAGGCGGGCCTGTTCCCGCCGCTGGCGTTGCGCATGATCCGCATCGGCGAGCATACCGGCGCCCTGGAGCACGGCCTGCGCCAAGTGTGCTACTTCTACGAACGGGACGTGCGCGAAGCCGCCGAGCGGATGCAAACCCTGCTGGGACCGGCGCTGACCCTGTTCCTGGGCGCCTTGATCGCCTGGATCGCGCTGGCGCTGCTGGGACCGGTCTATGAGTTGGTACTGGCTCTCCCCCTTTGAGCCGCGTTGCGCCCGCGTATTGCTCGCGGGCCGCGAGCGGGCGGCGCTCTACCGCCGCGGCGGCGGCCTGCTGTACGCCGCCGACGCGGCGGGGCGGGACGCGCTGCGCCGCCACCTGCGGGCCGCCCCCCGCGACCAAGCCATCCACCTGCTGGTGGACACGGCGGAAGAACAGTTGCGCTCGGAATTGCTGCCGCGGGCCCGCGGCGGCGACCTGCGCGCCCTGATCCGGCGGCGGCAAAAAAAACTATTCGGCGGCGGCGACTACTTCCTGTGCCGGCGGCAGGGGCGGGAACCGGGCGCCGCCGGGCAACACATGCTCTTCGCCTGCCTGGGGCCCGGCGCGCGCCCCTGGGCGGAACTGCTGGCGGAATGCGAAGCGCCGCTGGGCGGCATCCACTCCGTGCCGCTACTGCTGGACGCGCTGCTGAAGCGCCTGGGCCTGCTGCGCGAGCACCGCCATCTGCTGCTGCTGAGCCTGCATGCCCTGGCGGGAGTGCGCCAAACGTACTGGCGGCAGGGCAGGCTGCGCTTCAGCCGCCTAATCGCGCCGACCGCGGCCGCGCCGGCCCCAGGTACGCCAGACACAGGCACGCCGGATACGGGTACGCCGGACACGGGCACAGCGGCCACGGGGGCGCCGGCCCCGGGCGTCCCGTCCGCGGAGACGCTGTCCCTGGAGACGCCGTCCGCCAGCGCGGCGCCCGCCGGCCGCGCGCCCGCGAACGGCCCGCCGAAAGGCCCGCCGAACGATTGGCCGGACCTGCCGCGGCTGTTGGAAGAACTGCGCAAGGTGCTGCGCTTCGTGGCCGCGGAGGAAAAAGACGAAGGCGCGCTGCACCTGGCCGTGCTGGCGGACCCGGCGCTGCTGCGGACGCTGGGGCCGCGCCTGCCAGCAACGAAAGAGATCGAGCGCCGCCTGCTGCCGCTGCCCCAGGTCGCGCGCCGCCTGGGACTGCGGGCGCCCGAGTCTCCCTACTGCGACTCCCTGCTGGCCGGCTGCCTGCTGGGCGCCCGCCCGGGCCCCGGTTATGCGCCGCGGGCGGCGGCGTACCGGCTGCTGTGCCGCGACCGGGCCGTGTTGGCGCTGGGTCTGGCGACCCTGGCCGCCGGCCTGCCGCTGGCCGGCGCCCTGCTGGCGGAGGGCGCGGCCCTGCGCCGCGGCGCGGCGGACATGCTGGCACGGGAACTCCAGCTGCAGGGACGCATGGCCGCCCTGCGCCGGGAGATGCCGGCGGCGCCGGCGCCAATAGAGGAAATGCGCCGGGCCGTGGACGCGGCGGCGGCCCTGCAGGAGGGGCGCGCCCTGCCCTGGCCCCTGCTGCGCGCGGTGGGCGGCGCCCTGGACGCGGTGCCGGAATTGCAGCTGGAGCGGATCGAATGGATGGCGCGGCAATCCGACGCGCCCGCCGTCGAACAGGAGCTCGTGCTGCGCCTGCAAAAGCCGCGGGGGAACGGCACGGACGCGGGCGCGCGGGCAGGGGACGGCGTGTCCTGGCTGCGGGCGCTGGAGCGGCTGGGCGAGCGGCTGCGGGCCGCCGGAGACGCCCCGGGATGGTCCGTGTCGCCGCTGCTCCCCACCATCGAGACGCAAGCGGAACAGGCGCCGCCCGTCGTGCGCATCGTCTCCGCCGGCGGCAATAACAGCGGCAATAACGGCGATGAGCGCCGCTGAAGAACGCCGGGCCCTGCGCCGCACCGGCCTGCTCTGTCTGCTGGTGGGGCTGGGCCTGTGCGCCGCCGGCGGCGTCTTTTACTCCGCCTGCCGGGACGACTACCTGGCGGCGGAACTGCGCCTGCAAGGCAGCCGCGAGCGCCACCGGCAACTGCTGACGCAGCGCGCGCAACTCGCCAGTTACCTGCCGCGCTTTCGCCGCTTGCGGGAGCGAAAAGCGATCGGCAGCCTGCCCTCGGACTGGGTCGCGT from Gammaproteobacteria bacterium includes:
- a CDS encoding type II secretion system F family protein → MRSFRYRAADSQGRMREARMDALDAAELEGQLARRGLTLLHCRPAVRQRRRLRRREQIELCFHLEHGLRAGLPLLDCLRCLAEEQRGRLGPMAAALAETIEEGRTLSQALAGQSQPPVLVNLLDAGERSGELPRVLADFAEYLKWQDELASRIWQLLLYPALTLLVVAGVSLFLVSWLVPQLEHFLQSLGRELPLRTRLLLAVAAVATEHGHWLLAAAGGTALALAGARASHGLRLRLDAWLLRLPLLGALLRKIALARVAAALRLLYGAGLSLLECLALVRHIAGNRAVERAVGAAGEKIRDGAGLAEGFREAGLFPPLALRMIRIGEHTGALEHGLRQVCYFYERDVREAAERMQTLLGPALTLFLGALIAWIALALLGPVYELVLALPL